A stretch of Brassica napus cultivar Da-Ae chromosome C6, Da-Ae, whole genome shotgun sequence DNA encodes these proteins:
- the LOC125589085 gene encoding coiled-coil domain-containing protein 124-like, with amino-acid sequence MPKKMGVNSKAEVARSRKNAAEAEQKDRQTREKEEQYWREAEGPKSKAAKKREEDAEKKAETAAKKAEAKRLAEQEERELEKALKKPDKKVSRVSAPVPKVTEAELIRRREEEQAALAKKAEESKKKQTRMAAEEEYEKMVLVSNTNRDDSVIDARTVDEALAKMSVADNLPVDRHPEKRLKASFKAYEEVEMPRLKEEKPGLTHTQYKDLIWKMWKKSPDNPLNQAAAAVE; translated from the exons ATGCCGAAGAAGATGGGAGTCAACAGCAAGGCGGAGGTCGCCAGATCCCGCAAGAACGCGGCCGAGGCGGAGCAGAAGGATCGCCAAACCCGCGAGAAGGAGGAGCAATACTGGCGCGAGGCGGAGGGCCCCAAATCCAAGGCGGCGAAGAAGCGGGAGGAGGACGCGGAGAAGAAGGCCGAGACCGCCGCCAAGAAAGCGGAGGCGAAGCGCCTGGCGGAGCAGGAGGAGAGGGAGCTGGAGAAGGCTCTGAAGAAGCCGGACAAGAAGGTCAGCCGCGTCTCTGCGCCGGTCCCCAAGGTGACGGAGGCGGAGCTGATCAGGAGGCGCGAGGAGGAGCAGGCGGCGCTGGCGAAGAAAGCGGAGGAGTCGAAGAAGAAACAGACGCGCATGGCGGCGGAAGAGGAGTACGAGAAGATGGTGTTGGTGTCCAATACGAACCGTGATGATTCAGTCATCGATGCGCGTACCGTTGACGAGGCGCTCGCGAAGATGAGCGTCGCGGATAACCTCCCCGTTGATCGCCACCCGGAGAAAAGGCTCAAGGCTTCCTTTAAG GCCTATGAAGAAGTTGAGATGCCGAGGCTGAAGGAGGAGAAGCCAGGTCTTACTCACACTCAGTACAAGGATTTGATTTGGAAGATGTGGAAGAAGTCTCCTGATAATCCTCTTAACCAG gctgctgctgctgttgaGTGA
- the BNAC06G43660D gene encoding beta-arabinofuranosyltransferase RAY1 isoform X2, whose product MKLKGLGAGLISVWLSGFLLIALSFYGTLLLSPSLHNPSFSSDSSTSPRITIFTALHSSSSSSFDSQAIHSWLALSSQVKVVLFTQHNNNSSLTDTFGSRLLLDSTVDFTFLGTPFLHSMLARTEAYASDIAVLIDPHTLLLPDFISALNYADHELDRDWLLVSSSVNIPRFPFHWDQTGRFWRQYNGKRVRFGELQKMISLRSLKSNSSEGSNMIMAWNNVDSPLHCGVLPPFLYQRGTHNQWIINEALSCKRRFVFDATSTISSVSIGNAERKYDTRSWEYIGNSHLGKLYGSLSKSYALPKLLKCNKRYILVTASDGFRTREKISACISRSKSRILKLDPVQKDQALPPLKLPYDLESLLPLVADKNRTVVLSVAGFSYKDMLMSWVCRARRLAVPNFLVCALDDETYQFAIFQGLPVFFDPYAPKNISFNDCHFGSKCFQRVTKVKSRTVLRILKMGYNVLLSDVDVYWFRNPLPLLHSFGPSVLVAQSDEYNTTVPINRPRRLNSGFYFARSDEPTIVAMEKVVKHAATSGLSEQPSFYDTLCGEGGVHRVGNDRCVEPETNLSVHFLDRDLFPNGAYGDIWLKEDVRGECEKKHCYVLHNNWISGRLKKLERQMMKGLWDYDASMRMCV is encoded by the exons ATGAAGCTCAAG GGACTTGGAGCTGGGCTGATATCTGTTTGGCTATCTGGGTTTCTCCTAATCGCTCTCTCCTTCTACGGcactcttcttctctctccttctctccatAACCCTTCCTTCTCCTCAGATTCTTCCACTTCTCCCAGGATCACCATTTTCACTGCTCTCCATagctcctcctcctcatccttTGATAGCCAAGCTATTCACTCATGGCTAGCTTTGTCTTCCCAAGTCAAAGTTGTTCTTTTCACTCAACACAACAACAACTCTTCCCTCACCGACACTTTTGGTTCCCGTCTTCTCCTTGATTCCACCGTCGATTTCAC GTTTCTTGGTACTCCGTTTCTACACTCAATGCTGGCGAGAACCGAAGCTTATGCATCCGACATAGCTGTCCTAATAGATCCACACACTCTTCTTCTACCAGATTTCATCTCCGCTCTAAACTACGCTGACCACGAGCTTGATCGTGATTGGCTTCTCGTTTCTTCCTCAGTAAACATTCCTCGTTTCCCATTCCACTGGGACCAAACAGGACGCTTCTGGCGTCAGTACAATGGGAAAAGAGTGAGATTCGGTGAG TTGCAGAAGATGATAAGTCTACGAAGTTTGAAATCGAATTCTAGTGAAGGAAGCAACATGATCATGGCGTGGAACAACGTTGATTCCCCCTTGCACTGTGGagtgcttcctcctttcttgtaCCAAAGAGGAACTCACAATCAGTGGATCATTAACGAGGCTTTGTCGTGTAAAAGAAGGTTTGTGTTTGACGCCACGTCCACCATTTCTAGCGTCTCCATAGGCAATGCAGAGAGGAAGTATGATACAAGAAGCTGGGAGTATATAGGAAACTCTCATCTCGGGAAGCTCTACGGGTCCTTGTCCAAGTCTTATGCTTTACCAAAGCTTTTGAAGTGTAACAAGCGTTACATACTCGTTACTGCTTCAGATGGCTTTAGGACGCGAGAGAAGATCTCAGCTTGTATCAGCAGAAGCAAATCAAGAATCTTGAAGTTAGATCCTGTACAGAAAGATCAGGCACTGCCGCCGTTGAAGTTACCTTATGACCTTGAGTCTCTTCTCCCGTTAGTTGCAGACAAGAACAGAACCGTTGTGCTTTCAGTTGCTGGGTTTAGCTATAAGGACATGCTGATGAGTTGGGTGTGCAGGGCACGCCGCCTCGCTGTTCCAAACTTCTTAGTCTGTGCACTTGATGACGAAACCTATCAGTTTGCTATATTTCAG GGTCTGCCAGTTTTCTTTGATCCATACGCACCAAAGAACATTAGCTTCAATGATTGCCACTTTGGATCAAAGTGTTTCCAGAGAGTGACCAAAGTCAAGTCAAGAACAGTTTTGAGGATACTAAAGATGGGCTACAACGTTCTCTTGAGCGATGTAGATGTGTATTGGTTCAGAAACCCATTGCCTCTGCTTCACTCTTTTGGTCCTTCTGTTCTCGTTGCGCAGTCTGATGAATACAACACAACAG TACCGATAAACCGACCAAGACGGTTGAACTCAGGATTCTACTTCGCACGTTCAGATGAACCAACGATAGTAGCGATGGAGAAAGTGGTTAAACATGCTGCAACCTCTGGTTTATCAGAGCAGCCTAGCTTCTACGATACATTGTGTGGAGAAGGTGGAGTCCACCGTGTAGGAAACGATAGATGCGTTGAGCCAGAGACGAATCTGAGCGTTCATTTCTTGGACAGAGATTTGTTTCCTAACGGAGCTTACGGAGACATATGGCTGAAGGAAGATGTAAGAGGAGAGTGTGAGAAGAAGCATTGCTATGTTTTACATAATAACTGGATCAGTGGGAGATTGAAGAAACTTGAACGCCAAATGATGAAAGGTCTCTGGGACTATGACGCATCCATGAGGATGTGTGTGTAG
- the BNAC06G43660D gene encoding beta-arabinofuranosyltransferase RAY1 isoform X1, translating into MEKKKTTGIKIKNIKHIFLEDDEKCSHVFFFFLSPFAYHSSRRLSAVVLGLGAGLISVWLSGFLLIALSFYGTLLLSPSLHNPSFSSDSSTSPRITIFTALHSSSSSSFDSQAIHSWLALSSQVKVVLFTQHNNNSSLTDTFGSRLLLDSTVDFTFLGTPFLHSMLARTEAYASDIAVLIDPHTLLLPDFISALNYADHELDRDWLLVSSSVNIPRFPFHWDQTGRFWRQYNGKRVRFGELQKMISLRSLKSNSSEGSNMIMAWNNVDSPLHCGVLPPFLYQRGTHNQWIINEALSCKRRFVFDATSTISSVSIGNAERKYDTRSWEYIGNSHLGKLYGSLSKSYALPKLLKCNKRYILVTASDGFRTREKISACISRSKSRILKLDPVQKDQALPPLKLPYDLESLLPLVADKNRTVVLSVAGFSYKDMLMSWVCRARRLAVPNFLVCALDDETYQFAIFQGLPVFFDPYAPKNISFNDCHFGSKCFQRVTKVKSRTVLRILKMGYNVLLSDVDVYWFRNPLPLLHSFGPSVLVAQSDEYNTTVPINRPRRLNSGFYFARSDEPTIVAMEKVVKHAATSGLSEQPSFYDTLCGEGGVHRVGNDRCVEPETNLSVHFLDRDLFPNGAYGDIWLKEDVRGECEKKHCYVLHNNWISGRLKKLERQMMKGLWDYDASMRMCV; encoded by the exons atggagaagaagaagactactggaataaaaataaaaaatattaaacacatttttcttgaAGATGACGAAAAGTGTTcacatgtcttcttcttcttcctttctccATTCGCATACCATTCCTCTCGCCGTCTTTCCGCTGTAGTTTTG GGACTTGGAGCTGGGCTGATATCTGTTTGGCTATCTGGGTTTCTCCTAATCGCTCTCTCCTTCTACGGcactcttcttctctctccttctctccatAACCCTTCCTTCTCCTCAGATTCTTCCACTTCTCCCAGGATCACCATTTTCACTGCTCTCCATagctcctcctcctcatccttTGATAGCCAAGCTATTCACTCATGGCTAGCTTTGTCTTCCCAAGTCAAAGTTGTTCTTTTCACTCAACACAACAACAACTCTTCCCTCACCGACACTTTTGGTTCCCGTCTTCTCCTTGATTCCACCGTCGATTTCAC GTTTCTTGGTACTCCGTTTCTACACTCAATGCTGGCGAGAACCGAAGCTTATGCATCCGACATAGCTGTCCTAATAGATCCACACACTCTTCTTCTACCAGATTTCATCTCCGCTCTAAACTACGCTGACCACGAGCTTGATCGTGATTGGCTTCTCGTTTCTTCCTCAGTAAACATTCCTCGTTTCCCATTCCACTGGGACCAAACAGGACGCTTCTGGCGTCAGTACAATGGGAAAAGAGTGAGATTCGGTGAG TTGCAGAAGATGATAAGTCTACGAAGTTTGAAATCGAATTCTAGTGAAGGAAGCAACATGATCATGGCGTGGAACAACGTTGATTCCCCCTTGCACTGTGGagtgcttcctcctttcttgtaCCAAAGAGGAACTCACAATCAGTGGATCATTAACGAGGCTTTGTCGTGTAAAAGAAGGTTTGTGTTTGACGCCACGTCCACCATTTCTAGCGTCTCCATAGGCAATGCAGAGAGGAAGTATGATACAAGAAGCTGGGAGTATATAGGAAACTCTCATCTCGGGAAGCTCTACGGGTCCTTGTCCAAGTCTTATGCTTTACCAAAGCTTTTGAAGTGTAACAAGCGTTACATACTCGTTACTGCTTCAGATGGCTTTAGGACGCGAGAGAAGATCTCAGCTTGTATCAGCAGAAGCAAATCAAGAATCTTGAAGTTAGATCCTGTACAGAAAGATCAGGCACTGCCGCCGTTGAAGTTACCTTATGACCTTGAGTCTCTTCTCCCGTTAGTTGCAGACAAGAACAGAACCGTTGTGCTTTCAGTTGCTGGGTTTAGCTATAAGGACATGCTGATGAGTTGGGTGTGCAGGGCACGCCGCCTCGCTGTTCCAAACTTCTTAGTCTGTGCACTTGATGACGAAACCTATCAGTTTGCTATATTTCAG GGTCTGCCAGTTTTCTTTGATCCATACGCACCAAAGAACATTAGCTTCAATGATTGCCACTTTGGATCAAAGTGTTTCCAGAGAGTGACCAAAGTCAAGTCAAGAACAGTTTTGAGGATACTAAAGATGGGCTACAACGTTCTCTTGAGCGATGTAGATGTGTATTGGTTCAGAAACCCATTGCCTCTGCTTCACTCTTTTGGTCCTTCTGTTCTCGTTGCGCAGTCTGATGAATACAACACAACAG TACCGATAAACCGACCAAGACGGTTGAACTCAGGATTCTACTTCGCACGTTCAGATGAACCAACGATAGTAGCGATGGAGAAAGTGGTTAAACATGCTGCAACCTCTGGTTTATCAGAGCAGCCTAGCTTCTACGATACATTGTGTGGAGAAGGTGGAGTCCACCGTGTAGGAAACGATAGATGCGTTGAGCCAGAGACGAATCTGAGCGTTCATTTCTTGGACAGAGATTTGTTTCCTAACGGAGCTTACGGAGACATATGGCTGAAGGAAGATGTAAGAGGAGAGTGTGAGAAGAAGCATTGCTATGTTTTACATAATAACTGGATCAGTGGGAGATTGAAGAAACTTGAACGCCAAATGATGAAAGGTCTCTGGGACTATGACGCATCCATGAGGATGTGTGTGTAG
- the LOC125589086 gene encoding uncharacterized protein LOC125589086, with protein MATVKFLCSYGGRIIPRYPDNKLRYHGGHTRVLSVQRSISFAELAVKLGEVCGMKVSSLRCQLPADDLDGLVTVSSDEDLANLMEEYDLAATALKIRVFLSPPLSTMSSSSSSNSSTSRSCSPSSPSTVSPKTCPVCVERSHHRNTNKGCYVQRSPSRDQFYLVRN; from the exons ATGGCCACCGTTAAATTCCTCTGTAGCTACGGCGGGAGAATCATCCCTCGTTATCCCGACAACAAGCTACGTTACCACGGCGGCCACACACGTGTCCTCTCCGTACAACGCTCCATATCTTTTGCCG AGTTGGCGGTTAAGCTCGGCGAGGTATGCGGGATGAAGGTGAGCAGTCTCCGGTGTCAGTTACCAGCGGATGATCTCGACGGGCTTGTCACCGTATCATCGGACGAGGATCTAGCCAACCTCATGGAGGAATATGATCTCGCTGCGACGGCGCTTAAGATCCGTGTTTTCCTTTCTCCTCCGCTTTCAACGatgtcgtcttcttcttcgtcgaacTCATCAACCTCTCGCTCTTGCTCTCCTTCGTCTCCGTCAACTGTGAGCCCGAAAACATGTCCGGTCTGTGTAGAGAGATCGCATCATCGCAACACAAACAAGGGATGCTACGTTCAAAGAAGTCCGAGCCGTGATCAGTTCTATCTTGTCCGCAATTGA